The Geobacter sp. genomic interval CGGATACCGATGACCTGGCTGCCCAGGTTGCCGTGGAACGGATTCGGCACTGCCAGAACCAGATGAATGAGTCTGGGCGCGGGCTGAACATCAGCGTGTCCCTCGGCGTCGCGACCGCGAAGACGAAAAAAGAGCTGGTATCGGCGTTGAAGCTGAGTGACGAACGGATGTACCGCGATAAGTATGCCAAGAGCTGCAGGCGGATGGATAATGGTTGCCCTGCCAGCGTGTGACTCCGTGTCGAACAAAGATGGCAAATGCCACGGTCGCGAGTATTTCTAAATCATCAAAGAGGAGATGGGCTGTCTGCCGGAGTCCTGGGGTTTTCATTTTCCTGCTTGTTTGATATGCTTTGGGCATTGTTACATTGATGCGGAATCCCTGAAGCGATGGAGGGGATATGGTCAGGTATATCGAGGTGAAAAGCCGGGCACGGTCTGAGTTTATCGATATCACCGAACAGGTGCATGAGGTTGTGCGGAGTTTTGGCGTACGAAGTGGCATGTGCCACCTTTTTGTGCTGCACACGACTGCCGGGATCACCGTGAACGAAGGAGCAGACCCTGCTGTTCAGCGGGACATTGTCGGTTTCCTCAATAAACTGGTCCCCAACGATCCCTATTTCACCCATGCTGAAGGGAATTCGGACGCCCATATCAAGTCCATGCTGGTGGGGACTTCACAGCGGATCTTCGTTGACAATGGCAAGCTGGTGCTCGGCACCTGGCAGTCCATTTATTTTTGCGAGTTTGACGGCCCCCGTGCACGTAAGGTGGCGGTCAAGATTACTGCCGATGAAGTCTGAACTGCCCATCTTGCGGAAATGAGGCTCTCACCTCATGCCGGAGCCAGCGTTTCGTCGCACAGTCGACGATAGCGTTCCTCGCCGGACAGAAACCGTTCGATCCTCACACCAAACCCGCTTTTCTTGACCAGCCGGATCATCTGAGGCGGGACCTTTTTTGCCCACATCACCCGTCCCACCACGGAAACCACCTGCTCGTCGGCAAGTATCAGGTTGATCGTCACCCTGCTGCCCGGTGGGGCGATATTCGTTGTCTTGATAAACATTCCATCGGGGCTGATATCTTCGGTAAAGGCCAGTCGGTTGGGATCATCGATGCCGAAGCGGAGCGCAAACCTCCTGCGGCGGCGTTTCAGAATGCGTTTCTCGGCCATAATCTCCTGCTCGTGTCGGTAGGATGTTTGCTGCGGGGAAGTATACCACTACCTTTGGAGTGTGCAATATGCTGGCGCGGGGGCTTCCCTGTGCATGTGCAATTCTGATGCTCGCTGTATGGGAAGTGTGCAGCATCGGTGATCCGCAGACATTGGCGCGCGCTTAAAAAAATAAACTTTACTGTTGGTTATGTTTGAAAATAAGATGGCATAGGACGTGATAGAAGTTTGTCTGCGAAGCAGCACCACATTGAACTGCCGGAGAGAAACTGCCATGGAAAAACGGAGATTCGTTCGGGTTCCCCTGAAGGTGGAAGCATACGTCAGCTGTCGATCCATTGCCTTCAAAGGCGAGGTGGCAAACCTGAGCCTGAATGGGATGTTTATCGCCTGCAAGGAAACCCTTGAGGAAGGAGATATTGCCAGGATTACCCTTTATCTGACCGGTACCAGCAGGAGACTGGATGTTTCCATTACTGCAAACGGTCGGGTCATCAGGGTCGGCGAGGGGATGGTTGCATTCCAGTTCCAGGATATGGATCTCGATTCGTTTACCCAGTTGCGCAATATCATTTCATTCAATGCCGGTGATGCCGACCGGGTCATAAACGAGTTCATGCATGCGGTGGTGCTGGCGGACCATGAGGAAAGGAAGGCTTCCTAACCGACTATACAATCGCCGGCGTAACAAAAGAGGCCGTTTCCCGTGGGGGAGGCGGCCTTTCGTTTTTCGGATGGATAGTCCCGACAGGGAAACGGTTATTCGATCACCTTCGGGACGCGGAAGAAGTCGCCCACCCGGTCAGGCGCGGCGGCAAGCGAGAGGTCCACCGCAAGTGACGGTGACGTGACATCTTCACGGAAGGCGTTTTCCATGGGAACTGCATGTGCCGTGGGTGAAACCTGGGAGGTGTCGAGTTCGTTCAGTTTCTCCACATAGGCCAGTATGGCATCCATCTGGCCGGTGAAGGTGTCAACCTCCTGTTCGCTCAAATCGAGTCGCGCCAATTTGCCAACGTGTTCCACATCTCCCCTGGTTATCTTCATCTGCCGGTTTCCTCCCTATGCCTGCAATTGCTCTATCGTTTCTAACACGGCTGGCGGAAAAAGGCAATGTCCTGCGGTCCGGTCAAGCCATTGCCGGCGCTTCATGAGCGTGATGATTGTGCAGGAAAGATGGCCGGCAGGGAATTCTTAACGGTTCGCTCCCTTGAATTAGCCACAGCGGCTGTTATACTTCAGCCAATGGGCTGTATGCCCTTTACAGGAGGGGTGTTTGGACTGGACGTGCTGCTGGCACAAGGATGTGATTGCCCCTGAGGAATGCCCCTATATCGAGGAAGGGGAGGAGTACCTTTACGCCGCTCAACGGAGACGGATTCTGGAGAAGTGTCTCGAATGCCCCCGCTTCACCGTTGATGTCCAGCGGATGAGAGAGTCCGGAGAGCCGCTGGCCCCGCTCTTTTCCATCCTGACCAATGAATTTCTCGACATGAGGATCCGCCTCCAGTCCATGGATGGATTCCTCAACAGCAAAACGCGTGAAATCCGTTTCCTCCACGAATTGAACACCGTCCTGCAGACCTCCATGGACCTGGATGAGATCCTCTCCGTGGCCATGACCGCCATTACCGCCGGCAAAGGTTTCGGGATGAACCGTGCCTTTTTGCTGATGTGCGACAAGGAGCAGCAATACCTTCGGGGCTATCTGGGGGTCGGGCCGCGCACCTACGATGAGGCCTGGCACATCTGGGAGGAGGTCAGCCGCAACGACCTTTCGCTCAAGGAGATGGCCCGCCAGTTCCAGATCAACAAGCTCTCTTCCGAGAAGGTCAAGTTCCACGATATTTTGGAACGGCTCACCATTCCTTTAAGCGACCAGGATCACATCCTCAATCGGGCTCTGCGCGAAAAACGACCGATCATGGTGGAAGATGCATTCCACAACTCTCAGGTAAATTTCCAGTTTGCCCAGACCCTCGGCGTCGACAGCTTTCTCGTCATGCCCCTCGTTTCCAGCAACCGGCGGATCGGGGTCATTATTGCGGACAACTGCATCACCCATCGGCCCATCACCCAGCAGGATATTCAGTCGTTGGAAACCTTTGCCTTCCCGGTGGGGTTTGCCCTGGTGCGGGCTTCGCTGTACGAACGATTGCAGGAAGAGGTCGACAAGCTGACAGTGGCGAACCGGAAGCTGCAGGAACAGCAGGAACTCATCGTCAAGATGGAGAAGATGGCCCTGGTGGGGAGGATCACGTCGAGCATCGCCCACTCCATCCGCAACCCGCTGATGGTCATCGGTGGCTTTGCCCGCTCCCTGCTCAAGGATGTTACTGTTGACGACCCGAAGAAGGAGTATCTCGGCTCCATCGTTCAGGAGGCAAGGCAATTGGAGGATGTCCTGGAAGAGATCCTGAACTATTCGGAATCGCTCTACCCGGTCAAGGACCGCTGGGATATCAATCAGGTGGTGGCAGGTATCTGTCGTGAACTGCAGGACCGTTTCGAAGTGGAGCAGTGCGGCTGCCAGATGGAGCTGGCAAATGAGCTCCCCATGCTGTTCATAGACTACAAGCAGATATCCTATTGTATCCGCACCATCCTGAGCAGCGCTCTCGACTATCGTGTGCGAGGGGGGAAGATCATTGTCAAGACCTGGCACGAGGGGGATGCAGTGTTCATCTGTGTGGACGATCGGTTCAGCACACTTACCACCTCAGCTTGGGATTCGCTGGTGACTCCGTTTGCCGAAACACAGGAGCTTGGCGTGGGGGTGGGCCTTCCGCTCTGCCGGACTATCCTGGAAAAATCGGGACACCGGTTGTCGCTCGAAAATCTGCCCGAAGGCGGCATTCGTTACATCATTCAGTTGCTGCAACATAAGGAGGAATGAACAGATGGCACGGTTATTAGTTGTGGACGACGAGGCCAGCATCAGGCTCCTCTATGCCCAGGAACTCAGCGAGGAAGGCCATGATATTGTGACTGCAGGGACTGCGGTCGAGGCGGCGGAGAAGCTGAAAGGCGAACACTTCGACTTGATCGTACTGGATATCAAGCTGAAGAACGAGAGCGGGCTGGACCTTTTGCAGAAAATCGTCAAGGAACGGCATGACATGCCGGTGATCCTCTGCACGGCCTTTTCGTGTTACAAGGACGATTTCTCCGCCTGGCTGGCCGATGGGTATGTGGTGAAATCCAGTGACCTGCAGGAGCTGAAGGACGAGATCAAGCGGGTCCTGGAAAAGAAGAAAACTGTCCGCGGCTGATACCACGGGCATGTCCTGCATTGTAATGTCTATAGATAAAGGAGAAACGCATACATGAAAGCTGTCATCATGGCGGGGGGGTTCGGTACCCGCATCCAGCCGCTCACCAGCAACATCCCGAAGCCGATGATTCCGCTCCTGAATCGTCCCATCATGCTGCATATCGTCGAACTGCTGAAGAAGCACCAGATTACCGATCTGGTGATGCTCCTCTATCATCAGCCGAGCGTGATCAAGAATTTTTTCCGGGATGGAGCCGATTTCGGCGTGAAGATCACCTATGTCACGCCGCTGGAAGACATGGGGACCGCCGGAGCGGTGAAGTGTGCCGAAAAGTTCATTAATGAACGTTTCCTGGTGATCAGCGGCGATCTCCTTACCGATTTCAACCTGCAGAAGATCATCGATTTTCATGCCGACAACAAGGCGCTCGCTACCATCACGCTGACGCCGGTGAAGGACCCACTCCAGTTCGGGGTGGTTATCACCGACAAGAACCGCCGGATTACCCAGTTCCTGGAGAAACCGGGGTGGGGCGAGGTTATTTCCGATACTATCAATACCGGTATCTACGTGTTCGAGCCGGAAATCTTCAAGTACATCCCTGCAAACGAGAACTTCGACTTTTCCCAGGATCTTTTCCCGAAGCTGCTGGAGAAGCAGGAACTGCTCTTCGGTTATACGGTGAAGGGATACTGGCGCGATATCGGCAATACCGACTCCTACCGTGAGGCTCACCACGACATTTTTCGCGGCAAGATCAATGTGAAGATCGATGAACCCAAGCAGGATGTGGTGGGCCGGGATCTGCGCATCGGCGCCGATGTCAGGCTGGACGACTCAGCAGTGCTCGACGGCACGGTCGTGATCGGCGACAACTCGCAGATATTCGGCAGCGCTCACATCAAGGACTCGGTCATCGGCCGCAACTGTACCATCGAGCCCGGGGTGAAACTCTCCCGTTGCGTCATCTGGGACAACGTCTACCTGAAGAAGGGGGCAAAGGTCAACGATTCGGTCCTCTGCAACAATGTCAGCGTTGGGCACGGCGTCGTGATCGAGGAAGGCGGCATTATCGCCGACGATACCGCCATCGGCGAGGAGGCCTACATCAAGCGCGATGTCAAGGTCTGGCCTCGCAAGGTGATAGAGGCCGGGGCGACGGTCACAGACAACCTGATCTGGGGAGAGAAATGGAAGAAATCGCTCTTTGAGGGGGCGATCATCCGGGGGCTCACGAACGTCGAACTGACCCCCGAATTCGTGGCCAAGCTCGGCTGCGCCTACGGCACCTCCCTGCCCAAGGGGAGTTTCGTCCTTGCCGGCCGGGATGCCTTTCTTGCCTCGCGGATGCTCAAGAGGAGTTTCCTGGGGGGCATACTCTCCGCCGGGGTCAACGTCCGCGATCTGAAGATGATCCCCCTGCCGGTTGTCCGTTATAAACTGAAAACCTTCGGCGAGGTGGGGGGGGTACATTTCCGCCAGTGTCTGGATGACCCGGCGCTGACTGAGATCGTCTTTCTCGACAACGACGGGCTCGATTTCTCCAGTGCCATGGGAAAGAACGTGGAGCGGATCTTCTACAAGGAAAACTTCCGCCGCGCCCACCATATGGAACCGGGCGGGATCACCGAGCTGCCTCAGGTCATGGATTTTTATCGCGAGGGGTTCATCCGTTCGATCAATGTGGAGATGCTCAAGAAGCGGAAGTACAAGGTGGTGGTCGACTTCAACCATTCGCCCGCAGGTCAGTTGCTGCCCGCCATCATGAATAGCATGGGGATTGAGGTGATCTCTCTCAATGCCTATGTGGACGAGGAGCGGGGGATCAAGAATGCCGAGGAAAAGCCGCGCAGCCTTACCCAGCTGGCCAAGATCGTTGCCTCCCTGGAGGCCCAGGCGGGGTTCTGGCTCGATCCCACGGTGGAAGAGGTCATCCTGGTCGACGAGGCCGGCAGGATCTACAACGCGGCAGAGACCCTTCCGCTCATGGTTGCGCTCCAGCTCAAGGCCGGCTGCAAGGGGGCCTTTGCCGTCCCGGTGTCGGCACCGTCGGTCGTCGAGCTGATGGCCAGCGAAAAGGGGTGCGCGGTCAGGCGGACCAAGAATACGGAACGGGCAATGATCGAGGAGACCCTGTCGTCGGAAGTGATCATGGCAGGCTCCATGGACGGCCGTTTCGCCTTTCCCAAGTTCCAGTCGGCATTTGACGGGATGTATGCCATTGCCAGGGCCATCGAATTGCTGGCGACCTGCGGCACCTCCCTTTCGGCAATCTGGGGAGAGATCCCGCGCCGTACCTTCCTCCAGGGCAGGGCAAACTGCGCCTGGGAGATGAAGGGGGGGATCATGCGCAAGATGAGCGAGGACAGCCTCGACTGCGAAGCGAGTTTCATCGATGGGATCAAGGTCCATTTCGGCGAGGATTGGGTCCTGGTCCTGCCGGACCAGTATCAGCCCTATGTTCACATCGTTGCCGAAGGGAAAGAGCCGAAGGGAGTGCAGAAGCTGCTTTCGGAATACCTGACTAAGGTCGAAAAATGGAAGAAGGAACTCCAGTAGGTATGTGCCGGTGAACAGGAGCAGATATGGCTGAGCCGCTTTCCATCGTTTTCATCTGGCACATGCACCAGCCATATTACAAGGACCCCCTGCGGGATGAGTACGCCCTCCCCTGGACCTATCTGCATGCAATCAAGGACTATTACGACATGGCGGCCATCGTTGCGGAGACAGCGGGGGCGAAGGCCGTCTTCAACCTTGTCCCATCGCTGATCGAGCAACTGGAAGATTATGCGGCAGGGACCGCTGTCGATCCGGTCCTGGCTATCGGGCAGAAAGACCCCGCGGATATGGAGGAGCACGAACTCCTCTTCATGCTGAATACGTTTTTTTCTGCCAATCGGCAGCGGATGATCGAGCCGTATCCCCGTTACCTGGAACTGCTCAGGCTTGCCGGCGACGGTGACCAGGAACAGCGGGCAGGGCGCCTGCACAGCTTCCGCCACCAGGAGATCCTCGACCTGCAGGTCTGGTTTTTCCTCTCCTGGACCGGTGAGGCCGCACGTCACCGCTGGCCCGAATTCCAGGAACTCATCCGCAAGGGGCGAAACTTCAGTCGTGCGGACAAGGAGCTGCTGTTTGCACGGCAACGGGAGCTCTTGGCCGCGATTATCCCCCTGTACCGGGAACTCCACGACCAGGGGAAGGCCGAGCTGTCGGTATCCCCGTACTACCACCCCATCCTGCCCCTGTTGTGTGACATGAAGAGTGCGCTGGGGGCCATGCCGCGAGCCAATCTGCCGACTGCGCGCTTCCAGCATGCCGAGGATGCCCGCAGCCAGATCGAGGAAGGGATTGCCTGCTTCAAGCGGGTATTCGGCTTTACCCCGGTCGGCATGTGGCCATCTGAAGGCTCGGTGAGCGACGAAGCCCTGGCGCTCATTGCTGCCAGCGGTCTTACCTGGGTCGCCACCGACGAGGGGGTCCTGGCCAACACGCTGGCAGGATGCCATGCCGGAGGGCGGGACTGGCTGTATCATCCCTATGCCTTTAAAACTGGCGGCAGAAAACTGAACATGCTGTTTCGCGACCACGCCCTCTCCGACCTGATCGGCTTTACCTATTCCCAATGGGAACCCGAGAGGGCCGTTGCCGATTTTGTCGATCGGTTGCGCCAGATCAGGAGCCAGTTCAGCGACAGCCGGGTGGTGCCGGTCATCCTGGATGGCGAGAATGCCTGGGAATACTACCCGGAGAACGGCTACGGTTTTCTGTCCCGCCTGTACGGCACCCTGGCCGCTTCCCCGGAATTCCGCCTCTGCACGGCCAGCGAGATACTTGCCGATACGCCGGTGCGCCAGCAGATTACCCATATACATCCCGGTTCCTGGATAAACGCCAATTACGGGATCTGGGTGGGGCATCCCGAAGAAAACCTCGCATGGGATTACCTGGAGAGGGCGCGTGAGGCCGCCATCAGTCGCAATCCACAGGTAGCCGATCTGCTCGGCCGGGCCAAAGGCGTCGGCAATGGCGACGTGGAGGTCGATGTCACGGTCCGCAATGTCTGCCGCTCTCTTTTTGCCGCCGAAGGGAGCGACTGGTTCTGGTGGTACGGAGACGACCACTTTTCTGTGCACAGCGACCGTTTCGATGCCCTGTTCCGCAAGCATCTGATGAATGTGTACCGTCTGCTCGACCTTGAAGTCCCCCGCGAACTCTATGAGCCGATCAAGAAAAAAGGGGTGGCCGGTTTTGTCCGCGAGCCGTCGTCGTTCATTACGCCGCAGCTGGATGGGCTGGTCAGCGACTATTTCGAATGGCTCGCCGCCGGGCTGTTCGACCTTTCGCGGCAGTCGTCTGCCATGCATGTGTCGGAAAGCATCCTGCAGTCGTTCTTTTATGGTTATGACCGGGAAGCACTCTATTTCCGTATCGACGGGGCCAAGGATCTGGATCGCATCCTGCGGGCCGATGAAGTGCTTAACCTTCACCTGATTGCCGGGAAAGAATACCGGCTTGCCATGGAGGTTGGTGTCACAAGCGGCCTGCTGCAGGTGAGGGGGAAATCCGGATTCCGTGCAACAAGGAAGGGTTTCAGCTGGAAGATCACCCGCATCTGCGAGGTAAGAGTTCCGCTGTCTGCCGTGAAACTCGTGGCGAAAGACCCGTTGAGCGCCTATCTCACCCTTGTACGGGGGCGGGAAGAAGTCGGGCGTTGGCCCGTGGATGCGCCGATGGAGCTCACGTATCAAGGAGAAGAGCTGGAGTTGGACAATTGGCTGATATGATTGATAATGGTTGACGACACTGTCTGTCGAGTGTGGGGCACAATTTTGAGGAGACTGCATGTCAGAACTACGTTGGGATCCATTGAAGCAGCACTGGGTCATCATTGCCACTGAACGTGGCCGGCGGCCGCAGGATTTCCATCAGGAAACCGATTCATGCACCATGACCAGCTGCCCGTTCTGCTATGGGAATGAAGACAAGACCCCCAATGAGATCTTTGCCATCCGTCCGTCCGGTCCCCCGAACGGCCCGAACTGGAAGGTCAGGGTCATTCCCAACAAGTACCCGGTCCTTCGGGTCGAAGGTGAGTTGAAAAGCCGCGCCTATGGTCTGTATGACGTCATGGAAGGTATTGGCGCCCATGAGGTGATCATTGAGACGCCCGACCATCACAAGGGGCTGGCCGATCTTTCGACGGCTGAAATCACCAATGTGCTGCAGGCGTATCGCGCCAGGTTGCTGGACCTTCGCCAGGACTTCCGCTTCCGCTACATGGTGCTGTTCAAGAACCACGGTACCAGGGCTGGCGCTACGCTCCACCATTCCCACAGCCAGCTGATCGCCGTGCCACTCGTCCCGCCGGTGGCTGCCACTGAACTGAAGGTCTGTCGCGACTACTTCTCCAGCAAGGAGCGCTGCATCTACTGCGATCTTATCCGCTTTGAGCTGGAGAGCGGCGAGCGGGTCGTGAAGGAGTTTGCCAATTTTGTTTCGGTAACGCCCTATGCCTCATCGTCTCCGTTCGAGCTTCGTCTGTATCCCAAGCATCATGCCCATGACTTTGCCCTGTCCGGCGACTCAGACCTGGCCGAACTGGCCGTTGCCCTCAAGGATATGCTGGTGCGGCTCAAACTGGTTCTCAAGGACCCGCCGTTCAATTTCATCCTCCATACCGCACCACCCATGCACCAGCGGCTCGGCAAGCCCGATTACTGGAGTTCTCTCGCCTATGACTACCACTGGCACATCGAACTGGTTCCAAGGTTGACCCAGGTCGCCGGCTTTGAATGGGGTACCGGATTTTACATCAATCCGACGGCACCGGAAGATGCTGCCACATTTTTGCGTGATGCGAACATCTGAGGAAAAGGGGGAACGGCAAGGGATGGAGCGCGATCGCCAACAGCTCGACGATCTGACCAGGGATATCCAGCGGGTTCTGGCTGATAACCGCACCTTTCTCGACAGGATACTCGACGACGATTTCGAGGTGGGAGAGGAACCGGACGAAGCGGAACCGGAAGAGGAACTTTAGCCGCTGATGGCAACTGATACAGAAAAACCCCCGGATAGTTACATCCGGGGGTTTTGTTTGTTCGGGCCCTGGCGGATCAGTGGCCGGTTTGCGCGGAAGCGCTTTCGCCGCCGCCCGGCACGTCATGCCCTTTGACCATGTGGCACTCGCTGCAGTTCGTATTCATGAGCTCTTCGCCGATATCGACCGGGTGCACGAACTCCTTGACCTGTGTCCCGGCGGGGATGTTCTCCTGGACCTGGCTGATTACGGTGTGGCAGATATTGCAGTCCTTGGAGATGATCCTGCCCTCGGAGGTCTTGTGTTTGCCGTCGTGGCAACGGAAGCAGCCGGGTGTATAGAAATGGCCGATGTGGTTGGGGTAGGTGTTCCATGACACCTTCATCTCCGGGAAATAGTTTCGCTTGTACATGTCAAGGATATGTTCGATGGCCTTGCTGATGGTTGCTGCCTTTTCCTGTGCCAGTTTGGGGTAGTTCTTGGCGTAGAAATCCCTGATGCCCGCGGGGATGGACGAAAGCGCTTCGGGAGTCGTCCGGTACGGTTTTTCCAGGACTTCGACGGCGATCTTCTTTATGTAGGGGAGTGACGGATCGATATTACCGGAGACAATATTCTCGTCCATCTCCTGACCTGGCGACTTGTAGATGTGCGTCGGCCGGTTGTGGCAGTCGGTACAGTCCATCAGCCGTTTTTTCCCGTTGGCGACTTCGTCTCTGGTGAGCGGGTTTGCGGTATCCATGTATTCGGTGATGGAACCGTCCTTTTCCTTGACTGCTATGTAGGGGATGTCAAAGCGCTTCTTGTCCCTGGCAATGTAGCGCACCTCGGTGCCGATATGCCAGTGGATGCCCATGGCATGAGGGGATTTCGGGGTGCCGCCGATCTTGATGAGCAGGTTGACCTCGCGGGGAGTGTTCTGTTCATTCGGGGCGAAGTGGTAGAATATTTTCTGACGGCCGGAATAGAATTTCTCGGGCCAGTGGCAATGCTCGCAGGTATCTCGGGCAGGACGGAGGTTTTCGATCGGGGTTTCGATGGGAGAGGGGAAGGAATGGGTGAGCACGGCCCAAACCTGGCGCAGTCCCGATATCTTGGCCTTGACATACCACTCTGCTCCCGGCCCCACATGGCATTCGACGCACTTGACCTTGGCATGGGGCGAATTGCTCCAGGCAGTATGCTCGGGAGTCATGACCTGGTGGCAGAGCTCGCCGCAGAAGACGGTCGATTCGGTGAATTCGAACCCTTTGATGGTGGCAATGGTGATGAGCAGGACGAAGATGACCGTGGCGATGGAGAAAAAGACCGTCAGCTTCATCTTGTGCGGGTCGTTCAGGTCGAGCCTCGGCAGGGGGGGGATTTCTGCGTCCTTGCCCTGGTCTCGCAGCTTGCTTCTGACCCGCCACATCCCGAGCGGGATGATGAGCAGGCCGGTGACCAGCATTGTGGGGAAGAGAAAGAAGGTCAACAGCCCCAGGTAGGGGTGATCGATCCCCATGATCACTTCCATCGCCAGGAAAGCGATGATAAGGCAGGTGGATACGATCGCCAGGAGCATCCCGGCGAGGCTGATCAGGTTCCAGGCGTACCTGAAGGTTCTGTGCATAACGGCTCCTTGAGGAAAAGATTGCATAACGGCAACTAGTGAGATTAACGCACTAAAATTACAACAATTTATATCGCCAACTGATTGGTTGTCAAAACAAAAATTTATAATATATGACGATTCATCTGGTTCTCGCGCAGACCTGGGAACGGTTGCAGCGGACCGCAAAAAAATCTAGCAAGTTAGGCAATTGCATTTCATAAACGATGTTATATTATGGTTATTGGCAAGCTAATTTGTCGACTTTTCTGGTCGGTCTGGTGGGGTGTCATGCCGGCTGGATGCAGAGGGGAATTTCTGTCTAATCCTTTGATCTGCCGGAGGGGGGAGGCGCATGAAGAACCATGTGCTACGGCCGTTGTTCGTTGCAGTGGGGGTGGTGGTCCTGATCCTTTTGGCCAGAGAGGTCCTGGTTCCGGCGGATTTTGGCGTCCAGGAGCGGGGATATATGTATGGTTGGCACCGGAAGGGGAATGAGGCCGACTGGAAGAACGTCAGGGCCAAGTACCGGACCACTGCATATTGCAAGGAGTGCCATCAAGACAAATACGCCGATATTACGGGGTCTCCCCATGAAACGATCATGTGCGAAAACTGCCATGGACCCGGCCTCGCACACCCTAACGACCCGCAATCCCTGCACATTGACAGGCGAAGAGAGCTCTGCATCAGATGCCACTTTCGGCTCCCTTACCAGGCCAGTGGGCGGGGCAGGATCCGGGGGGTCGATCCAGCGACGCACCACCCGGAAGCAGAATGCGTCCTCTGCCATTACCCACACAATCCCCGGTGGACTCCCGGCAAGGAGGCCAGACGATGATATCGCGCCGCTCGTTCTGTAAAAAATCCATCCTTATCCTCGGGGGGATCGCAGTGCCGCTGGCAGCACTGGAGCTCTTCGATCCGAAAAAGCTGGCTGCGGACAGATCTGGCCCATCCACGGTTCGCTGGGTCTTTCTGGTGGACACGCACAAATGCGTGGGGTGCGGCTTCTGCGTCAAGGCCTGCAAGATCGAAAACGAGATACCTTACGATGCCAATGTCTCCCGCACCTGGGTGGAGCGCTATGTCGTGACCAGGGACGGCAAGGTGCATATCGATTCGCCCAAGGCTGCCCGGGATGGATTCACGAGCACGTCGATCGATCAGGGAGCGCTGGGGATGTTGAAGATAGAGAACAGCGATATCGACAAGGCATTTTTTGTCCCCAAGTTGTGCAACCAGTGCGACAACCCGCCCTGTGTACAGGTCTGCCCGGTCGGTGCCACCTATCAGACTTCCGATGGCGTGGTGCTCGTGGACAGGTCATGGTGCATCGGTTGCGGTTACTGCGTCATGGCGTGCCCCTATGGGGTCCGCTTCTTTCATCCGGTCTATCACGCGGCTGAGAAGTGCAATTTCTGCTACCATCGCATATCCAAGGGTATGAAACCTGTCTGCGTCGAGGCGTGCCCCTTTGGCGCCCGCAGGATCGGCAACATCAGGGACCCCAATGACCCGGTAACCAGGATCATCATGACAGAACGGGTCAACGTGCTGAAGGAAGAGTATGGGACAAAGCCCCAGGTCTTCTATGTCGGGCTTACCAGGGAGGTGAAGTGATGGAAATGAAGAACTCCCCGTTTCCCCGCCAGGGGAGGGCGTAGCCATGGTGCATGGAGAAGCCTGGACCGTCAAGGAACTGT includes:
- a CDS encoding glycoside hydrolase, whose protein sequence is MAEPLSIVFIWHMHQPYYKDPLRDEYALPWTYLHAIKDYYDMAAIVAETAGAKAVFNLVPSLIEQLEDYAAGTAVDPVLAIGQKDPADMEEHELLFMLNTFFSANRQRMIEPYPRYLELLRLAGDGDQEQRAGRLHSFRHQEILDLQVWFFLSWTGEAARHRWPEFQELIRKGRNFSRADKELLFARQRELLAAIIPLYRELHDQGKAELSVSPYYHPILPLLCDMKSALGAMPRANLPTARFQHAEDARSQIEEGIACFKRVFGFTPVGMWPSEGSVSDEALALIAASGLTWVATDEGVLANTLAGCHAGGRDWLYHPYAFKTGGRKLNMLFRDHALSDLIGFTYSQWEPERAVADFVDRLRQIRSQFSDSRVVPVILDGENAWEYYPENGYGFLSRLYGTLAASPEFRLCTASEILADTPVRQQITHIHPGSWINANYGIWVGHPEENLAWDYLERAREAAISRNPQVADLLGRAKGVGNGDVEVDVTVRNVCRSLFAAEGSDWFWWYGDDHFSVHSDRFDALFRKHLMNVYRLLDLEVPRELYEPIKKKGVAGFVREPSSFITPQLDGLVSDYFEWLAAGLFDLSRQSSAMHVSESILQSFFYGYDREALYFRIDGAKDLDRILRADEVLNLHLIAGKEYRLAMEVGVTSGLLQVRGKSGFRATRKGFSWKITRICEVRVPLSAVKLVAKDPLSAYLTLVRGREEVGRWPVDAPMELTYQGEELELDNWLI
- the galT gene encoding galactose-1-phosphate uridylyltransferase yields the protein MSELRWDPLKQHWVIIATERGRRPQDFHQETDSCTMTSCPFCYGNEDKTPNEIFAIRPSGPPNGPNWKVRVIPNKYPVLRVEGELKSRAYGLYDVMEGIGAHEVIIETPDHHKGLADLSTAEITNVLQAYRARLLDLRQDFRFRYMVLFKNHGTRAGATLHHSHSQLIAVPLVPPVAATELKVCRDYFSSKERCIYCDLIRFELESGERVVKEFANFVSVTPYASSSPFELRLYPKHHAHDFALSGDSDLAELAVALKDMLVRLKLVLKDPPFNFILHTAPPMHQRLGKPDYWSSLAYDYHWHIELVPRLTQVAGFEWGTGFYINPTAPEDAATFLRDANI
- a CDS encoding cytochrome C; translation: MHRTFRYAWNLISLAGMLLAIVSTCLIIAFLAMEVIMGIDHPYLGLLTFFLFPTMLVTGLLIIPLGMWRVRSKLRDQGKDAEIPPLPRLDLNDPHKMKLTVFFSIATVIFVLLITIATIKGFEFTESTVFCGELCHQVMTPEHTAWSNSPHAKVKCVECHVGPGAEWYVKAKISGLRQVWAVLTHSFPSPIETPIENLRPARDTCEHCHWPEKFYSGRQKIFYHFAPNEQNTPREVNLLIKIGGTPKSPHAMGIHWHIGTEVRYIARDKKRFDIPYIAVKEKDGSITEYMDTANPLTRDEVANGKKRLMDCTDCHNRPTHIYKSPGQEMDENIVSGNIDPSLPYIKKIAVEVLEKPYRTTPEALSSIPAGIRDFYAKNYPKLAQEKAATISKAIEHILDMYKRNYFPEMKVSWNTYPNHIGHFYTPGCFRCHDGKHKTSEGRIISKDCNICHTVISQVQENIPAGTQVKEFVHPVDIGEELMNTNCSECHMVKGHDVPGGGESASAQTGH
- a CDS encoding cytochrome C — its product is MKNHVLRPLFVAVGVVVLILLAREVLVPADFGVQERGYMYGWHRKGNEADWKNVRAKYRTTAYCKECHQDKYADITGSPHETIMCENCHGPGLAHPNDPQSLHIDRRRELCIRCHFRLPYQASGRGRIRGVDPATHHPEAECVLCHYPHNPRWTPGKEARR
- a CDS encoding 4Fe-4S dicluster domain-containing protein, encoding MISRRSFCKKSILILGGIAVPLAALELFDPKKLAADRSGPSTVRWVFLVDTHKCVGCGFCVKACKIENEIPYDANVSRTWVERYVVTRDGKVHIDSPKAARDGFTSTSIDQGALGMLKIENSDIDKAFFVPKLCNQCDNPPCVQVCPVGATYQTSDGVVLVDRSWCIGCGYCVMACPYGVRFFHPVYHAAEKCNFCYHRISKGMKPVCVEACPFGARRIGNIRDPNDPVTRIIMTERVNVLKEEYGTKPQVFYVGLTREVK